CGAACAGGAGCTTAACCGGGGTCTCTGTATTAATGGCCAATCCGAAATTGCATCCCAAAACGCTCTTTGCCTTCCTTAATTCCGGGACGCTGTAGCGGTTCTCAACGTGGATGCAAAAAAAGTCCTCTCTGCGCATTGCCGCCTTAGAAATGTAGCCGTCCGGGTTCTTTACCGAGAGGTGCACATCAAAAGGCAGGTGCGTATGCTGCATAAGGCCTGGGAGATCGTCGAAAGAAAGCGTTCTTTCCATTTCAGAAACGTCATAGTGGATCATGTCAATTCCGATATTCGATACACTGGAAACTGCCTCGGTTAAGTTTTCGCCTCTATTAAATGAGGCCAGCAGAGAGTAAGAGATTTTGGGGATATGCTTAAACATCCTTCAAAACTCCCTATAGAGCTCAAGGATTTTCCTTACGCTCAGCCCCTGGCTGATCGCCTCAATAATCCTTTCCTCTTCAGCGATTTTGTTTTTAACACAGGCTTCCACCTCTGCGTGATAAATCGAGGGTATCACAACAAGACCGTCGCCGTCCCCGAAGAGGTAATCCCCCGGGTGAATTGGTATTCCTTTAATGGTGATTGCTGCATCGGTTTCTTTAACGCTGCCTCTCCCTTTGATATCCCGGGGAGAATAACCCTCTGCAAAGATGACCAGTTCCTCTAAATCCCGGGTGTAGGCGCTGTCGCGCGTCAGCCCTCCAATGACTACCCCGCCCAGCTTCTGCCGGACGGCAAGCCGCGACATTAACTCGCCGAAGTAAGCAAACTTTGAACTACCCTGTACACACAGGATTTCACCGGGCCGCAGTTTTTCAAAAAACCCCAACCCTTTTGCAATGTTTTCATCCCGGGTCTCTTTTGTTTCTATCAGGATGGTCCTGGCTTTACCATAAATTTTTCCGTTTCTGTTCATGACCAGCCCGGTAATTACTTGATTTCTCAAACCCATCTGATCCAACTCATCAGAGAACATACCCGAACAGGCTTTGCTCAAAATACGATCCCTGATCGCTTCTGGACAATTCAGATGTTTTTCGTTTGCTCCCAAACTGCCCATGGAGCATTCCCCCCGGCCCACAATTCGTTCAAGAGCTCTACCTCGCGCTGGGTATCCATGCACTGCCAGAATCCTTCATGGTAATACACCGCAAGCTTGCGCTCCCTCGCCAGCGCGGCAAGAGGCCCTTGCTCAAAAACAGTAGCAGCGTCTTTTATATACTCTGCTATTTTTTTATTCACAACGAAAAACCCGCCGTTGATCCACCCATCATCGAGGGGTGATTTCTCCCTGAATTCCGTTACCAGGTTACCCGCGAAAGACATTTTCCCAAATCTGCTTGGAGGCCTAACGGCAGTTAATGTCACAACGGCGTTGGTTTCGTTGTGAACATCGATTACCCTGGGAATATCTATGTTGCCGACCCCGTCACCGTAGGTGAGAAGGAAATTTTCGCTCGCGACATATTTCAGCGCCTCCTTAATCCTCCCGCCGGTCATCGTGCTGCGCCCTGTCTCGGCCAGGATCACTTTCCAGTCAACCCGATCATCGCCGTCATGGAGAGAAATCACCTCGCGCGTGCCCAAATCCACCATGGCATCTCCGGCGTGCAGGTTGTAGTGATGAAAATACTCCCGGATTACCTCCCCCTTGTATCCCAAGCAGATGATAAAGTTCTTGAATCCGAAGTAGGAATAAATCCGCATGATATGCCATAATATCGGCTGGTGCCCGATTTTCACCATTGGCTTCGGCTTAAACTCCGTTTCTTCCTTGAGCCGCGTACCCAGTCCACCCGCCAGGATGACGCAGGGCCAATCCATTTTAATCATGGGCAGAACCCCCTGCTTTAGCGTTTCTCAGGCTTCCAGCACCCTTCCCTGTCTGGCTGCTTCAAGAAATTCCCCAAGAATTTCGGCAATGTACTCTCTTTTTGCCCGGTCTATGCCAGGGTACACTCCTATCCAGAAGCCTCTCAGCATGACAGCATCTGTATTCGGCAGGCCTCCGATTTTCCGGTATTTGATCCCGGAAAATGCAGGCTGCCTCAGCAGGTTACCGCCAAATAGCAAACGCGTTTGGACTTTCCGGGATTCCAGGAAACTTGTAATCTGATTGCGGCTGAATGGCGCATTTTCTTTAACCAGCAACATAAACCCAAACCAGCTTGGATCGCTGTTGGGAGTAGGCTCCGGCAGGACAAAAAAATCTTCCTGCGTTTTGAAGAAATTCCTGAAAAAGGCCCAGTTGGTGCGTCTGGCTTCTGTAAAATGATCGAGCTTTTCCAGTTGGGAACAGCCTACCGCCGCCTGCATATCGGTTGCTTTCAGGTTGTAGCCCAAGTGGCTATAGATATATTTGTGGTCGTAGCCAAAGGGCAGTTCCCCCTGCTGCATTTCAAAGCGCCTGCCGCAGGAATTATCCCTGCCGGGGCGACACCAGCAATCGCGGCCCCAATCCCGCAAACTTCTCACTATCGATGCCAGCTTGGAGTCATCAGTGAGCAGCGCGCCCCCTTCCCCCATCGTGAGGTGATGAGAAGGATAAAAGCTAAAGGTGGCCGCATCACCAAAGGTCCCGGTCAACTTGCCCCTGTAAGTGGAGCCGCTGGCATCACAGTTGTCTTCGATGAGCCATAAATTATATTTTTTGACTATGTCAATAACTGCGTCCAGGTCAAAAGGATTGCCAAGGGTGTGTGCCAGCACAATCGCCTTGGTTTTCGGCGAAATCGCTCTCTCTATGTCATCAGGCGAGGGCGCGTAAGTTCCCAATTCAACATCAACGAAAACAGGAATCGCGCCGTACTGGATGATCGGCGTGACAGTAGTGGGAAACCCTGCCGCAGCAGTAACCACCTCGTCGCCCGGCAGAATCCTTCTCTCCCCCCACTTCGGGCTGGTCAGCGCCATAAAGGCGAGGAGATTGGCGCTCGACCCAGAATTCACCAGCAAACAATGCCTCATGCCAAATTTATTTGCTAATTCCCTCTCAAACTTTTCTGAAAAGCGCCCTGCCGTCAACCAGAAATCCAGGGCAGATTCAACCAGAGCCTGCATGTCCTTTTCATCATAGATGCGCCCGCCGTAAGCTACGGGGGTGACGCCGGGGATAAATTGTTCACGGGCCTTACGGCACCGATACAGTTCCGCAACCCTTTGCCTGATTTCGGCTCGAATCCTTTCCTCTTGATCTAAGAAAAATTCTTTGTTTAATGCCTGTTCCTTAGATTCGCAGCTGCCCATTAACAGTCTCCTTCTCAACTTTTTTGGAAAAAGATGGGATTATCTTGCTTTATTATATGGTGAGAGGAGACAATTGGTTACGTATGGAAGCTATGGGAATATTGTTGGCAGAGGGAGCAGAGTCGAGGGATCGCGAAAATACCCCGGCGGGGGTATTTTCAATTAAATTCCGGGGATTATTTAACAAGTATATTTTTTAAAGGTCGCCCAACCTGCGAAAGGTCACCCACGTAATCCAGAGTTCCGAGGGAAGCGTCTCCGGGGTATCGTGAACTCCGCAGGCCACTTTCAGCCGCCGCGCCCCGGGAGGAGCAACCACGAGGCCGCTATAGCGTTCTAATTTTGTTGTGGATGTGAATTTAAGATGCCTTTCGCCATGGTACTCCCCGTTCTCGTTCAAAAATACCGCGATTAACCTCAAGGGTATACCTGCCCTGGCTGTACGCATCCAGGCTGCCAGCTCCCAGACCACGCCGGGCCGTACTTCGATGCTATATTGCTGGTCCTGGACGATCCCCGTAAAGCTTTCTGTATATTTCCTGTTGGTAACCTTGACGGTGCGGCGGTTAATAATGTCAACAAAATCGCCAGTCCATGCCAGCGTGGTGCCATCATCCCCGTTTACCTTGACCCAACCCAGCGGGAATTCTGCATCGGGGGACTTAATATCAAAATAACCGTTGAAAATCAAATTTTTCTCGGGCCAAACCACATTACCTCACCCCGTTTTTTCTTCGGTTTTCCGAACGGATGAGCAGAAAACAGCCTGCCAGGTTTTTCAACAGAACTCCAGACAAGCAACATTAGAGTAATCCGTATTTTTTTGCAAACTTGCAGGCGTTTTCTGCCTCATATTTGCCATCGAAATGTTTTCTGGTGACCATTCCGTAGTGGTATAAAACCACTTTATGCAGGATCACCGGCTTGCAACCGTTCAGCAACAGGCGCAGCTCATAATCCCTGTCTTCCCAGCCGGCTTTCTCAAACTGCTCGTCAAAGTAGCCTACTTTATTAAAACACTCCCTGGTCATGACGAACATGCCCCCCATATACCCCGGCTGGGCTATTCCGTGAAGCTGTTTATAATGCTCGGCCCGTTCGGAAAAAGTGTCCAGATCTCCGCTCAACCAGGCAGGAGAAACCGAGCTTATGTCCGGATTCTCCTCCATGTATCCAATGATGTCCTCCAGCCAGTTTTCTACAAAGATCATGTCGTTGCTAATAATGGCAAGGTAATCACCGGCGGCCTCCCGCAGCAACTGGTTTCCCCCTTTAGTGGTCCCCAAGTTTTCGGGGTTTATGGTAACTTTGTATCTTCTAAGATAGGGTGTATCGGGCTCTAAATTCTTGAGATATTCTCCGGTCACATGATCTGTTGAACCGTTATCTACGATGATTAGCTCAAAAGGATAGCACGTGTACCGAAACAGGGATTCCACACACTCCTGCGTATAGGGCAGCATGTTCCAGGCCAGGCAAAGAATGCTGCAGAGTTTCACGCCAAGCTCCCTCCTATCAGTTATCAATCAACATTCAGGATCTTGTTTGCCATCAAATCGATGAAGTACTCGACACTAAAAGGATAACTTTTTTCGCTCTCCAGAAAACTTTTGATGGCTTCCAGGTAACCTATGTATTCCTGAGGAGGCATATCCCTGAGATATTTAGATAACTCCGGATAACTTTTAAAGTTCCTTTTATCAATAAATGTGGCGGCGGGAATATGCTCCGTTACATTCGGTGCACCCAAGTAAATGGGAACACAACCGTAGATGAAGCAATCAAAAATTTTTTCCGTGATATAACCGGGAATATCCCTCGCGTTCTCGTAGCAAATGCTAAACTTAGCTTTTTTCAGGACATCTTTTTTAAAAGCCACCTCTCCCCGGTACGAAGGGTATTCCTCGTAGGCCCAGCCCCGGCCGTATAACCGGAAGTCATCCGGGTGATTCTCTTCAAACCAGCGAATCGCCTTAAGTCTTTCACCGTACAATTCCAGGGGATGGGAATTATACCTGTTGGTGTTGATCATTACACAGAAAATCTCTTTAACGCCAAGATCAAAGTTGATTTCTTTTTGTATGCGGTGGGCAAAATTGACTTTAAAATATTTCAAGCCCTCTGCGGCGTCCTCAACATAAAGAAATTCTCTGGTGGGACTACCGTCCCCCCAGAGTACTACCTCCTCTTCTCCCTTCAACTTTGCGTCCAGAAATTTCCTGATCATTGCGGGTATGACATGTGAAGATTCGAGATCGAATTTATCGCCCGGGCCATAGAGATTGACAAGCAGCAAACAAATGCCCTTCAGGCCGTATTCTTGCCTGTAGGCCTGAAGTTGAACAAGTAACATTTTTTTTTGCCAGACCATACGGGGCGCTGGTTTCTTCCGGGTAGCCCTCCCACAAATCTTCCTCTTTAAACGGGACTGGTGTGTATTTTGGATAGGAACAAATCGTTCCAATCTGAACGAATTTTTCAATATTATGTAAACGGCCCTGCTCGATTAAATGAACCCCCATAATGGCATTATCATAGAAGAACTTGCCCGGGTATGCCCTGTTCGCGCCTATACCCCCGACACGGGCCGCATTATGGATAACAACATCTGGCATAAAATCGTTATACATTTTTGCCACCGCAGCTGCGTCGCGCAGATCATAATCTTTACTGCGGGGAACAAAGATCTTTTCGCAGCCCTTTTCCTTAAGCTTTGCCACAATAAATTTTCCAAGAAAGCCACTACCACCTGTTACGACAATACGCTTGCTTGTTAATTCCAGCTTACCTCCACCAGCCACATCCACCCACTCCCCTCCGCGCGGTTACTCCTCTTCATCAGGTTCTTCAGGAGGTTTCCGATAAAGCTTATTTCCCTGCGAGGCAAGAAGTGCAGCCTTTTCTTCAACATATTGCCGGATCGCCTCAGGGTGCTCTCTACGAAAAGGCCAGAGGGGGCGATCCTTGAGGAGATCATGCGGATTTAAACGATCGCAATGGTCAGCAGGTCTTCCGGCCAGCCTGTCATAATATTTCCACTTTGCCAAAATTTCTGCTGGGGGCCTGGTGTAGCCGTAGTGCACATAATGAAGGCCGGAATCGAGTATCCTGGATCCGACTCCCACCAGTTTTTCGTGAACCGCCCCCTCATAATGCAAACCCGGAACATTACGCACAATCCCAACCCGCCTGTAGATGGGATCGCGCTCGCAGCGATTTTGCATGTAATAATAACTCCTCATCAGGTGGTAAAACCATACAATATACCCATCCACAGTCTCGTCTTTGGTAAGTTCGGGCAGCCTGGTTTTAAGATCCTTGTAAAAAACCTCATCGGCATCCAAAATTAAGATCCAGTTGCCGGTTATTTTGGAAAGAGCTAGATTGCGCAGTTCGCTAAAACTTGTCGCATCAGAAAAGAACAAACGAACCTTGCTGAAACCCTTTAGAATTTCGACTGTTTTATCGGTTGAACCGTTGTCCACAACAACGATCTCCTGGACGGCATCGTAAATGGAACTGATGGAAAAAGGCAGGTACTCCTCCTCGTTTTTTACTACATACATGGCACTTACTTGCGGTAAGCTCTCCAATGGTCTCACCTCGCCGAGTATTTAGGTAGTTAGGGCTTCTTTCTTCTGCGTTAGCAACTCCTGGTAGAGAAGATAATGCTGTAAAGCACTTGCCTCCCAGGTGTTCTCGTGGGCGTAGCGGTCCAGCCGCTCTACCATCTCCTGCTGGACTGCCGGTTGATCCAGCAGCCATACCAGGGCGTCGAAAATTGCCTCCGGTGTCACTTCAGAAATCTTTACCACCTGATCGGTGAGATCGCCAAAAAACGGTATTTCCGACGTAATGACCGGCCTGCGCGCCGCGATCAAGAGCCGGACGGCAGCCGAGGTGCTGTTGAAACCGCAGTCAGTATAAGGCAAAACGTTGATATCCATGGCGCTGAGGTAGTGCACCAATTTCTCTTCAGGCAGAAAACCCAACTTGAGTTTTACAACATCTGCTAATCCAAGGACCCTGATCTGGTCTAAAAAATACTTGTAAAATTGCTCTGAAACCCCTGTGTTGTTTACACTCGAAAAGATATAGCACTGTGCGCCCGGGTAGAAGATGCTTAACTTCTTGACAGCCTGGACCAGGAAGATAATCCCCTTATGCCAGTGCATAAAACCGAAAAATCCTACCGCGGGCCCTACGCCAATACCCAATTCTTTTTTGATTTCCTTCTGTCCGTTCAGGGCGACCTCCGGCACTCCCATGGGGATCACCCGGATTTCCTGCCGCCAGCCTCTGCTTTTTAAGATGTCCCGGGTGTGCTCGGCATGAACGATAATTTTAGGAAAAAGCTGCTGCAGGAGCAGGTTATGTGCCTGCGCTTGATCGGTATAAGAATGGAGAGTAAGCAGCGGGTAAATTCCCCGGTCAACTACCTCTCGATAGAAAGATTTCATGTCATCATTGTTGTAAAGGCTGTATTCGTACTGAAAGTGAATGATGGACGCCCCGCCTAAATCCTCTAAATGAAGCCGAGACAGGTGGCTGCCCAGAATTTTCACATCACAACCTAATTTCTTTAAAGCCTGACAAAGAGATCTGGTATACGCGGCAATGCCGCAGGGAGCGTTCCAGCTCGGTATTACCATCCCAACCTGGAGAGACAGGTCTGTTTCAGGTTCTCCTCTCATGGCATGCATTTCTTTCAGATTTTTCCTTGCCTCCCCGATCTCCGCAGTCGGCGCAGAAATTTTGGGGCGGGAGAGGATTGTTAATTCCTGAAGCCGTTCAATCATTCTTTTCGCGCTGGCCTCCCAGCTTAAACTCAATTCAATAGCTTTTCTTGCTTTCAGGGCCTTGAGTCGAGCAGCCTCTCTATGCTCGTAAACCCAGCGCATCAGGTGGCGCAGGTGCACCAGGCTGGGGCGCGCCCAGCGGAAGCCTCCGTAAACAAAATCATTGGGTGTGCCAAAACAGGGAACTGGCTCTAAAGCTTCAACATCAATTAAAAAGGCATTATCCTCATTAAGCCAGTCTAAATGAGCGGACCAGTCGGTGGTGATCACCGGTAAACCAGAGACCAGGGCTTCCAGTGCCGGGATGTTCCACCCCTCGCCGCGGGTCGGCAGGACAAAACAATCGGCTGCCCGGTAGAGAGCAGGCATCTGGACATCCGGCAGCGTCCGGGAAAGCAAGATTATTGCCGGAGCCTTGCTAGCATCCCTCCAGTACTGGCTGGTAGCCTTTTGGATTGCCTCTTTGATTGCTTTTCCGTCAGGGTCGTAGTCGGTCCCATTAGAATGGCACTTTAAGATCAGGCATACATCATCCTGAGCACTGAACTCTTGCAAAAACGCTTTAAGGAGAATATCCGGGCCCTTGCGGGGGACCCACTCAAATACGGAAAGAAATTTAAAACTCAAAGGCCTTGCCTCCGGAAAAGGCAGTTTCGGTCCGGAAGGAGTAAAGCGGTTGATATCTACTCCCAAAGGCATCACCTTAATCTTCCGCTCATCAACACCACTCTTTGCAAAGGTCAGCTTGTTAAACTGGGAGGGTACCCAGACTTCATCCATCCTGTTACAGAAGCTGGCCCAGGATCGTGAGATTCCGTCAACCTCCAGCATCGTTAGTCCAATTGTTGGGCACCCATCTCTAATAAAAAAGGGTGGTATTCCGATATTTAACAGGCAGCAGCCGGTATTTTTACCGGCGGTAAAACTCTCAAGCAGTTTTTTCGTTTTCAACGGTAAGTCGGCTCTTGTTGCTCCCCAGGCTACCGGCTGCAAGCATACATCCACTCCGAGACGGTGTAAAGCCAGAGCTATTTCCCGCGTTACCTTTGCATAACCTGTTGCATCTTCTACAGGCCCCCTGAGCTTAATCTTCATGGCATCTCCTCCTCGAAATCTTTCAGTACGGCAGGTTTCTTAAAAAGTTTAGATCCTTTTTTGGCCATTGCCTCAGCCTTTGCCTCAACGTACTCCCTGATCACTTCCGGATGCTCTCGAGTAAAGGGGTAAAGAGGTCGATCATCCAGTAAGTGGTCTGGATCCAAATGATCGAAAATACCGGGTGTCCCTTCTAACTGGGCGTATAACTTCCACCTTTCAAGAATTAACCCTGGATCCTTTACATAACCGTAGTGTACATAGTGCAGGCCCGAATCCTTGACGTTGGGTCCGACGCCGGTCAAGTACTGGTGTACAGGCCGGACGTAGAAAGTGGCAGGGGTTTTTCGAAACAGAAAAATACGGCTGTAGAGAGGATCCCGGTCCGAGCTGTTCTGCATGTAATAGTAGCTGCGCATCAAGTGATAATACCAGCAGGTGTAAGCATCAACTGTGTAATCTTTCACCAGCTCGGGCAGGACCGCGTTAATATCGCTGTAGAAGACCTCGTCGGCGCACATGACTAAAATCCAATCACCTGTGGCATATTTAATCGTCAGATTGCGCAGGACCGAAAAGTCTTGCGCGCCCGAGTAGTAAATTCTGGCTTTAGGAAAGCTTTTTGCTATTTCCACTGTTCTGTCTGTGGATCCGTTGTCTACCACAACGATCTCATCTACCACGTCGCAGATGGATTTAATTGAAAAGGGCAGGTATTCCTCCTCATTTTTTACAATATAGCTTGCAGTAACCTTCACACGCATTTTTTATTCCCCCTAAGAGATTTTTCGCAGCGTGACCCAGGAAATCCATAGGTTCGAAGGCAGCGTCTCTGGATTGTCATGAACCCCGCAGGCAATTTTCAGCCACGCTGCTCCTTCAGGAGCATAGATTATGCCGCTGTACCGCCGCATCTCTGTTGTAGAAACAAATTTTAAATGACTCTCGCTGTGGTACTCCCAGTTGCTTTTCATAAAGACCGCGATCAACCTCAGGGGAACACCCGCCCTCTCCGTCCGCATCCAGGCTGCTAATTCCCATGCCGCACCGGGCTCCACCTCAATGCTGTAGCGGTGATCCTGAACTATCCCTGCTAAACCATCACAGTAATTTACATTCCTTACTTTTACGGTATGCTGCCCGACAACCGCGAGATCGGTGCTCCATTCCAGCGTTACTGCCGGGTGATCGAAAATTTTAACCCAACCCATCGGAAACTCCACATCCGCAGCCTCAATGCCGAAATAACCGTTAAAAACGAGATTTTTGCCCCTTACGGTCATTCCGCTAACCTCCTATCCGCCGCTGTAAAAGCAAACCAAGCAGATTGTTTCCAGTCGATCCATTTTATTCCATAATATTTCATAACACCGGCTCGTGTGACGGCACCTCGGTATCAGAAGCAACCTGAACAACAAAGCATCAGAACCTCCAGGAGAAAAAGACAGGAACAAAAAAGCGGAGGCTGCCTCCGCTTTTCGCGCTTGGTTATCCATGCTTATCTATCATCAGAACCGGTGCTTAACCCTGTCCCTCCAGTAATTCAGTAAATCCTCCAGTGTCGCCTGAAGAGAAATTTCCGGCTGCCAGCCGGTCTGCCGGTGGAACTTCTCGTAGTTGCCCCACAAAATAGGGACATCCGAGGGTCGGAACCGCCCGCTTTCAACTTGAACCTTAACCTCAACCTGCGCCAGCTCCACAAGAGCTTCCAGAACCTCTTTAACGGTCCAGGTCTTGCCCTGGCAGATATTATAAACCTCTCCCGGTTCCCCCTTCTCCAGCGCCAGCCAGTAACCCCGAACAATGTCCCGCACGTCTGTGAAATCGCGCTTCGCCATCAGGTTCCCCACGAAAACAACCGGATCCCGGAGTCCCGCCTCGATCTCCGCGATCTGCTTCGCGAAATTGGATGTTACAAAAACCTCTCCCCGGCGCGGCCCGGTGTGGTTGAAGGCACGGGTCCGCACGATAAACAATCCGTAGCTCTGGAAATACTGGTAGCCCAATAATCCTGGGCGACTTTACTCACTCCGTAGGGGCTCAAAGGTCGCAGGGGATTATCCTCTGTGATCGGCACTTCGTCAGGGTAAACCAGCCCGTACTCTTCGCTGGAGCAGGCAATCTGAATCCGCGGTCGAAGCCCTACCCGGCGGACGGCTTCGAAGATGTGCAGTTGACCGAGAATGTTGTTCATCAGGGTCTCAGACGGGGCATGCCAGGATGCAGGCACAAAACTCTGGGCTGCAAGGTGAAAAATGAGATCCGGCCGCACCTCGAAAATGACCCGATCAACAGAGCTGGCATCAGTTAAATCGCACTCCAGAAGGTGAATGCGGGTCCGGATTGCTTCGATATTCTCAGTTCGGCTCCGCCACCGGATGGTTCCGTAAACCTCAACATTGCCATGGTTTAAAAGATACTCGGCCAGGTGGCTTCCGGCGAATCCTGTAATTCCAGTAATTAACGCTCGCACTTTTTATTCCCCTCCTTGCTCCGGCTTTTAGATAAAAAAGAGTTAAAAAAACGGTCAACTTGCCCGATAAATCTTTTCGAAAAGTTCTTCATAAGCGGAAACAACCTGCTCCCAGGCGTAAATCCGGCAGCGCTTAAGGCCCAACCGGGCGAAAAATTGCCGGCGCCCCTGATCCCGTAAAAGAGCCGCCAGGGCGAGGCCGAGGCTTTCATCCGAAACCAGCAGGCCGTACCGTCCCTCTTCCAAAACTTCCAGTGCGCCTGGGTTTGGTGTCGCAACAACCGGAGTTCCTGAGGCCATCGCCTCAAGATACGAAGCGCCAAAACCTTCGTAAGTACTGGGGAGACAAAAAACCCAGGCCTGCCGGTACATTTCAGCCAGGCGCTGCTCAGTTACATACGAGAAAGCTTTGACTCCGGGCAAGGAAAACTCTGTCCCGCAGACCAGCCAGAGCTGCGCCCTGGGGAGCACAGGCCGCACCTCTTTTTCGAAAATTTCCTGCAGGAAGCGCCCGCGTTCCCGGCCTTCCAGCATCCCTACAAAGAGGATCGTCGGATCGGGGGTTTTTTCTTCCCCGGGGTAGAAAACGTCTAAATCGACACCGCACGGGATAACGAGATCGATAAAAGGAAAGCAGGACCTGACGTGCTCAGAAACTGCTACAGCACTGGAGGCCCTCAACCCTCCCAACCATTCCAACGGGTAAAGAGCCAGCTTTTGCATGCGGTCTACAGGATCGGAGGCGGCCAGGGACTCCCAAAGCGCGCTGCCGTAAAAAGTGCGAACCAAAGGAGCCGGCGGATCGACGAGAAAATGGTTGTCGTCGTGTGCGTGAATGACATCAAATGAGGAGTAATCCTGCTCCGCCACGTAAACAGGAAACAAAAAGGCTTCTGTGGAACCGGCATGGCGGATACGGGGGAGAGGAATGCTGACGTGTTCGTAAAAAGCACCCACTGGTTTCGCACCGCAGGAAAAAACAACAACCCGGTGTCCCCGCGCCACCAGTCGATTGGCCAGGTTATGCGCCTGAAAACCTGCTCCCCCCCTGCCCTGGCCTGGTAAGCAGCGCGCGATGACGGCGATTTTCATAAGCAACCACCTCCTAATCCCTGTAGGCTATGGTAAGGCCGCATGTCCGCCTGTCTCCCCCCACGCCTGCAGCCTCCCGCCGGCCAGCAAAAAAGCCGGGCAAAAAAAGCCACGCCAACGGTATTTGCGACTGGAGATGAAAATTTTCATAAGGGCCTCCTTCCCTGGAGAGATCCTGATCTATGTTACGTAGTCGGGGAACAGATTGTTACCATTTTATGGTAGATAAGAAAAAGACCTGATCATACAGG
The Bacillota bacterium DNA segment above includes these coding regions:
- a CDS encoding RraA family protein, translating into MGSLGANEKHLNCPEAIRDRILSKACSGMFSDELDQMGLRNQVITGLVMNRNGKIYGKARTILIETKETRDENIAKGLGFFEKLRPGEILCVQGSSKFAYFGELMSRLAVRQKLGGVVIGGLTRDSAYTRDLEELVIFAEGYSPRDIKGRGSVKETDAAITIKGIPIHPGDYLFGDGDGLVVIPSIYHAEVEACVKNKIAEEERIIEAISQGLSVRKILELYREF
- the rfbF gene encoding glucose-1-phosphate cytidylyltransferase, whose amino-acid sequence is MIKMDWPCVILAGGLGTRLKEETEFKPKPMVKIGHQPILWHIMRIYSYFGFKNFIICLGYKGEVIREYFHHYNLHAGDAMVDLGTREVISLHDGDDRVDWKVILAETGRSTMTGGRIKEALKYVASENFLLTYGDGVGNIDIPRVIDVHNETNAVVTLTAVRPPSRFGKMSFAGNLVTEFREKSPLDDGWINGGFFVVNKKIAEYIKDAATVFEQGPLAALARERKLAVYYHEGFWQCMDTQREVELLNELWAGGNAPWAVWEQTKNI
- the rfbH gene encoding lipopolysaccharide biosynthesis protein RfbH, with product MGSCESKEQALNKEFFLDQEERIRAEIRQRVAELYRCRKAREQFIPGVTPVAYGGRIYDEKDMQALVESALDFWLTAGRFSEKFERELANKFGMRHCLLVNSGSSANLLAFMALTSPKWGERRILPGDEVVTAAAGFPTTVTPIIQYGAIPVFVDVELGTYAPSPDDIERAISPKTKAIVLAHTLGNPFDLDAVIDIVKKYNLWLIEDNCDASGSTYRGKLTGTFGDAATFSFYPSHHLTMGEGGALLTDDSKLASIVRSLRDWGRDCWCRPGRDNSCGRRFEMQQGELPFGYDHKYIYSHLGYNLKATDMQAAVGCSQLEKLDHFTEARRTNWAFFRNFFKTQEDFFVLPEPTPNSDPSWFGFMLLVKENAPFSRNQITSFLESRKVQTRLLFGGNLLRQPAFSGIKYRKIGGLPNTDAVMLRGFWIGVYPGIDRAKREYIAEILGEFLEAARQGRVLEA
- a CDS encoding glycosyltransferase, with protein sequence MKLCSILCLAWNMLPYTQECVESLFRYTCYPFELIIVDNGSTDHVTGEYLKNLEPDTPYLRRYKVTINPENLGTTKGGNQLLREAAGDYLAIISNDMIFVENWLEDIIGYMEENPDISSVSPAWLSGDLDTFSERAEHYKQLHGIAQPGYMGGMFVMTRECFNKVGYFDEQFEKAGWEDRDYELRLLLNGCKPVILHKVVLYHYGMVTRKHFDGKYEAENACKFAKKYGLL
- a CDS encoding glycosyltransferase family 10, translated to MINTNRYNSHPLELYGERLKAIRWFEENHPDDFRLYGRGWAYEEYPSYRGEVAFKKDVLKKAKFSICYENARDIPGYITEKIFDCFIYGCVPIYLGAPNVTEHIPAATFIDKRNFKSYPELSKYLRDMPPQEYIGYLEAIKSFLESEKSYPFSVEYFIDLMANKILNVD
- a CDS encoding glycosyltransferase family 2 protein; translated protein: MESLPQVSAMYVVKNEEEYLPFSISSIYDAVQEIVVVDNGSTDKTVEILKGFSKVRLFFSDATSFSELRNLALSKITGNWILILDADEVFYKDLKTRLPELTKDETVDGYIVWFYHLMRSYYYMQNRCERDPIYRRVGIVRNVPGLHYEGAVHEKLVGVGSRILDSGLHYVHYGYTRPPAEILAKWKYYDRLAGRPADHCDRLNPHDLLKDRPLWPFRREHPEAIRQYVEEKAALLASQGNKLYRKPPEEPDEEE
- a CDS encoding glycosyltransferase — translated: MKIKLRGPVEDATGYAKVTREIALALHRLGVDVCLQPVAWGATRADLPLKTKKLLESFTAGKNTGCCLLNIGIPPFFIRDGCPTIGLTMLEVDGISRSWASFCNRMDEVWVPSQFNKLTFAKSGVDERKIKVMPLGVDINRFTPSGPKLPFPEARPLSFKFLSVFEWVPRKGPDILLKAFLQEFSAQDDVCLILKCHSNGTDYDPDGKAIKEAIQKATSQYWRDASKAPAIILLSRTLPDVQMPALYRAADCFVLPTRGEGWNIPALEALVSGLPVITTDWSAHLDWLNEDNAFLIDVEALEPVPCFGTPNDFVYGGFRWARPSLVHLRHLMRWVYEHREAARLKALKARKAIELSLSWEASAKRMIERLQELTILSRPKISAPTAEIGEARKNLKEMHAMRGEPETDLSLQVGMVIPSWNAPCGIAAYTRSLCQALKKLGCDVKILGSHLSRLHLEDLGGASIIHFQYEYSLYNNDDMKSFYREVVDRGIYPLLTLHSYTDQAQAHNLLLQQLFPKIIVHAEHTRDILKSRGWRQEIRVIPMGVPEVALNGQKEIKKELGIGVGPAVGFFGFMHWHKGIIFLVQAVKKLSIFYPGAQCYIFSSVNNTGVSEQFYKYFLDQIRVLGLADVVKLKLGFLPEEKLVHYLSAMDINVLPYTDCGFNSTSAAVRLLIAARRPVITSEIPFFGDLTDQVVKISEVTPEAIFDALVWLLDQPAVQQEMVERLDRYAHENTWEASALQHYLLYQELLTQKKEALTT
- a CDS encoding glycosyltransferase encodes the protein MRVKVTASYIVKNEEEYLPFSIKSICDVVDEIVVVDNGSTDRTVEIAKSFPKARIYYSGAQDFSVLRNLTIKYATGDWILVMCADEVFYSDINAVLPELVKDYTVDAYTCWYYHLMRSYYYMQNSSDRDPLYSRIFLFRKTPATFYVRPVHQYLTGVGPNVKDSGLHYVHYGYVKDPGLILERWKLYAQLEGTPGIFDHLDPDHLLDDRPLYPFTREHPEVIREYVEAKAEAMAKKGSKLFKKPAVLKDFEEEMP